One genomic window of Neisseria sp. oral taxon 014 str. F0314 includes the following:
- a CDS encoding YkvA family protein codes for MNTTPPEEYIPSFRRRQLDEPGFLRKLARFASRLGQPVVRQLYALYFLFKSPYTPKRAKMIILGALVYFFSPIDSIPDMLGPLGFSDDIAVITLVYSQVKAYLTEDIRERARQAAENLFGKKS; via the coding sequence ATGAATACGACACCTCCGGAAGAATACATCCCCAGCTTCCGTCGCAGGCAACTCGACGAACCTGGGTTTTTAAGAAAATTGGCACGCTTTGCCAGCAGATTGGGACAACCTGTCGTCCGTCAGCTTTACGCGCTTTATTTTCTTTTCAAATCACCGTATACACCCAAACGTGCCAAGATGATTATCTTGGGCGCATTGGTATACTTTTTCAGCCCGATAGACAGCATACCCGATATGCTCGGCCCCTTGGGATTCAGCGACGATATTGCCGTGATTACCTTGGTATATAGCCAAGTGAAGGCATATCTTACGGAAGACATTCGTGAACGGGCCAGACAGGCGGCCGAAAACCTGTTCGGCAAGAAATCATGA
- the sdhC gene encoding succinate dehydrogenase, cytochrome b556 subunit, translated as MPVKSRPVFLEIPNIRLPIPGIVSILHRISGVILFVMLPVLLYLLSGTLSRESAFETYRVIVSNPLAKLILIGVLWAYLHHLLAGVRFLFLDAHKGLELNTARNTAKLVFAAALVLTVVLGALLW; from the coding sequence ATGCCTGTCAAATCACGCCCTGTTTTTCTGGAAATCCCGAATATCCGTCTGCCGATACCGGGAATTGTTTCTATCCTGCACCGTATCAGCGGTGTCATTTTGTTTGTAATGCTTCCCGTTTTGCTGTATCTCCTGTCCGGTACGTTGAGCCGCGAGTCGGCGTTTGAAACTTACCGTGTCATCGTTTCCAATCCTTTGGCCAAATTGATTTTAATCGGCGTGTTGTGGGCTTATCTGCACCATCTGCTCGCCGGCGTCCGTTTTTTATTTTTGGATGCACACAAAGGCCTTGAGCTGAATACTGCGCGCAATACCGCCAAATTGGTGTTTGCTGCCGCACTGGTGTTGACCGTCGTTTTGGGAGCGTTGTTATGGTAG
- the sdhD gene encoding succinate dehydrogenase, hydrophobic membrane anchor protein, whose translation MVERKLTGAHYGLRDWAMQRATAVIMLIYTVALLVILFTLPKEYSAWQAFFDQVWVKVFTQVSFIAVFLHAWVGIRDLWMDYIKPFGVRLFLQVATIVWLVGCLVYSVKVIWG comes from the coding sequence ATGGTAGAGCGTAAATTGACCGGTGCCCATTACGGTTTGCGCGATTGGGCGATGCAGCGTGCGACTGCGGTTATCATGTTGATCTATACCGTTGCACTTTTAGTGATTCTGTTTACCCTGCCTAAAGAATATTCGGCATGGCAGGCATTTTTCGATCAAGTTTGGGTGAAAGTGTTCACTCAGGTCAGCTTTATCGCTGTATTTTTGCACGCTTGGGTGGGTATCCGCGATTTGTGGATGGACTATATCAAACCTTTCGGCGTGCGTTTGTTTTTGCAGGTTGCCACTATCGTTTGGTTGGTCGGCTGCTTGGTGTATTCAGTTAAAGTAATTTGGGGGTAA
- the sdhA gene encoding succinate dehydrogenase flavoprotein subunit, which translates to MGFPVRKFDAVIVGGGGAGLRAALQLSKSGLNCAVLSKVFPTRSHTVAAQGGISASLGNVQEDRWDWHMYDTVKGSDWLGDQDAIEFMCRAAPEAVIELEHMGMPFDRVESGKIYQRPFGGHTAEHGKRAVERACAVADRTGHAMLHTLYQQNVRANTQFFVEWTAQDLIRDENGDVVGVTAMEMETGEVYIFHAKAVMFATGGGGRIYASSTNAYMNTGDGLGICARAGIPLEDMEFWQFHPTGVAGAGVLITEGVRGEGGILLNADGERFMERYAPTVKDLASRDVVSRAMAMEIYEGRGCGKNKDHVLLKIDHIGAEKIMEKLPGIREISIQFAGIDPIKDPIPVVPTTHYMMGGIPTNYHGEVVVPQGDEYEVPVKGLYAAGECACASVHGANRLGTNSLLDLVVFGKAAGDSMIKFIKEQSDWKPLPADAGELTRQRIERLDNQTGGENVDALRRELQRSVQLHAGVFRTDEILSKGVREIMAIAERVKRTEIKDKSKVWNTARIEALELDNLIEVAKATLVSAEARKESRGAHASDDHPERDDENWMKHTLYHSDTNTLSYKPVHTKPLSVEYIKPAKRVY; encoded by the coding sequence ATGGGTTTTCCTGTTCGCAAGTTTGATGCCGTGATTGTCGGCGGTGGTGGTGCAGGTTTACGCGCGGCCCTCCAATTATCCAAATCCGGTCTGAATTGTGCCGTTTTGTCTAAAGTGTTTCCGACCCGTTCGCATACCGTAGCGGCGCAGGGCGGTATTTCTGCCTCTTTGGGTAATGTGCAGGAGGACCGTTGGGACTGGCATATGTACGATACCGTGAAAGGTTCCGACTGGCTGGGCGACCAAGATGCGATTGAGTTTATGTGTCGCGCCGCGCCTGAAGCAGTGATTGAGTTGGAGCACATGGGTATGCCTTTTGACCGCGTCGAAAGCGGCAAAATTTATCAGCGTCCTTTCGGCGGCCATACTGCCGAACACGGCAAGCGCGCGGTAGAACGTGCTTGCGCGGTTGCCGACCGTACCGGTCATGCAATGCTGCATACTTTGTATCAACAAAACGTCCGTGCCAATACGCAATTCTTTGTGGAATGGACGGCGCAAGATTTGATTCGTGATGAAAACGGCGATGTGGTTGGTGTTACGGCCATGGAAATGGAAACCGGCGAAGTTTATATTTTCCATGCTAAAGCCGTGATGTTTGCTACCGGTGGCGGCGGCCGTATTTATGCGTCTTCCACCAATGCCTATATGAATACCGGCGACGGTTTGGGCATTTGCGCCCGTGCGGGTATTCCGTTGGAAGATATGGAGTTCTGGCAATTCCACCCGACCGGCGTGGCAGGTGCAGGCGTGTTGATTACCGAAGGTGTACGTGGTGAGGGCGGTATTCTGTTGAATGCTGACGGCGAACGCTTTATGGAACGTTACGCACCGACCGTAAAAGACTTGGCTTCACGCGACGTGGTTTCTCGCGCAATGGCGATGGAAATCTACGAAGGTCGCGGCTGCGGTAAAAACAAAGACCATGTATTGCTGAAAATCGACCATATTGGTGCCGAAAAAATTATGGAAAAACTGCCGGGCATCCGCGAGATTTCCATTCAGTTTGCCGGTATCGACCCGATTAAAGACCCGATTCCCGTTGTGCCGACTACCCACTATATGATGGGCGGTATTCCGACCAACTATCACGGCGAAGTCGTTGTTCCGCAAGGCGACGAATACGAAGTGCCGGTAAAAGGTCTGTACGCAGCGGGCGAGTGCGCTTGTGCTTCCGTACACGGTGCGAACCGTTTGGGTACTAACTCCCTGCTTGACTTGGTGGTGTTCGGTAAAGCTGCCGGCGACAGCATGATTAAATTCATCAAAGAGCAAAGCGATTGGAAACCTCTGCCTGCGGATGCGGGCGAGCTGACCCGCCAACGTATCGAACGCTTGGATAACCAAACCGGCGGCGAAAACGTTGATGCACTGCGCCGCGAACTGCAACGCTCCGTCCAACTGCACGCCGGCGTGTTCCGTACTGATGAGATTCTGAGCAAAGGCGTTCGAGAAATCATGGCGATTGCCGAGCGCGTGAAACGTACTGAAATCAAAGACAAGAGCAAAGTGTGGAATACCGCGCGTATCGAAGCTTTGGAATTGGATAACCTGATTGAAGTGGCAAAAGCGACTTTGGTGTCTGCCGAAGCACGTAAAGAATCACGCGGCGCGCACGCTTCAGACGACCATCCTGAGCGCGATGACGAAAACTGGATGAAACACACGCTGTATCATTCAGATACCAACACCTTGTCCTATAAACCGGTACACACCAAGCCTTTGAGCGTGGAATACATCAAACCGGCCAAGCGCGTTTACTGA
- a CDS encoding succinate dehydrogenase iron-sulfur subunit: MEKMSFEIYRYNPDVDAKPYMQRYELELEPTDVKLLDALVRLKAQDDTLSFRRSCREGICGSDGMNINGKNGLACLTDLRGLKQPVKIRPLPGLPVIRDLIVDMTQFFKQYHSIKPYVVNDNPIDADKERLQTQEERKELDGLYECILCACCSTACPSFWWNPDKFVGPSGLLNAYRFIADSRDTITNERLDNLNDPYRLFRCHTIMNCVDVCPKHLNPTRAIGKIKEIMLKRAV; the protein is encoded by the coding sequence ATGGAAAAAATGAGTTTTGAAATTTACCGTTACAATCCGGACGTTGATGCCAAACCTTATATGCAACGTTACGAGTTGGAACTGGAACCTACCGACGTCAAACTTTTGGACGCGCTGGTGCGCCTGAAAGCGCAAGACGATACCCTGTCTTTCCGCCGTTCCTGCCGTGAAGGTATTTGCGGTTCGGACGGTATGAACATCAACGGCAAAAACGGCTTGGCATGTTTGACTGACTTACGCGGTTTGAAACAGCCTGTCAAAATCCGTCCGCTGCCCGGTCTGCCTGTCATCCGCGACCTGATTGTGGACATGACCCAGTTCTTCAAACAATATCACTCCATCAAGCCTTACGTTGTCAACGATAACCCTATCGATGCCGACAAAGAGCGTTTGCAAACTCAGGAAGAGCGTAAAGAGTTGGACGGCTTGTACGAATGTATTTTGTGTGCCTGCTGTTCGACTGCCTGCCCGTCATTCTGGTGGAATCCCGACAAATTCGTCGGTCCATCCGGTTTGCTGAATGCCTACCGCTTTATCGCAGACAGCCGTGATACCATTACCAACGAACGTTTGGATAATTTGAACGATCCGTATCGTCTGTTCCGCTGCCATACCATTATGAACTGCGTAGACGTATGTCCTAAACACTTGAATCCGACCCGTGCCATCGGTAAGATTAAAGAAATTATGTTGAAACGAGCCGTTTAA
- a CDS encoding succinate dehydrogenase assembly factor 2 — MMVFDDIAKRKIRFQTRRGLLELDLIFGRFMEKEFEHLSDDELTCLVEILAFQDQELLSLINGSRTTDKAHLVPMLEKIRRS, encoded by the coding sequence ATGATGGTTTTTGACGATATTGCCAAACGGAAAATCCGTTTTCAAACCCGCCGGGGATTATTGGAGTTAGATCTGATTTTCGGCAGGTTTATGGAAAAAGAATTCGAGCATTTGAGCGACGATGAGCTGACCTGTCTGGTGGAGATATTGGCGTTTCAGGATCAAGAGCTTTTGTCCCTGATTAACGGCAGCCGTACCACTGACAAAGCACACTTGGTTCCGATGCTCGAAAAAATAAGACGGTCATGA
- the gltA gene encoding citrate synthase — translation MSEKTKVTLTVSGCETELPVLDAALGHNVVDIRSLTKSTGLFAFDPGFMSTASCESKITYIDGDEGLLYYRGYPIEQLAEKSDYLEVCYLLIYGELPTPKQKAEFECTVRHHTMVHEQLTWFFRGFRRDAHPMAMMVGVVGALSAFYQDSLDITNPEHRKIAIYRLISKIPTIAAMCYRYSNGLPFNYPRNNLSYSENFMHMMFATPCEDYKPNPVLARALDRIFILHADHEQNASTSTVRLAGSSGANPFACISAGIACLWGASHGGANEAVLLMLDEIGDVSHVAEYMEGVKQRKYRLMGFGHRVYRNMDPRASIMRQTCYEVLKELNLEDNPKFKLAMELEKIALKDPFFVERKLYPNVDFYSGIVLSALGIPTSMFTVIFALARSVGWISHWHEMIGDPSLKIGRPRQLYTGAPRRDFVPPEQR, via the coding sequence ATGTCTGAAAAAACAAAAGTAACCTTAACCGTTTCCGGCTGCGAAACAGAATTACCGGTACTGGACGCGGCTTTGGGCCACAATGTCGTCGACATCCGGTCATTGACCAAGTCCACCGGACTATTCGCCTTTGATCCGGGATTTATGTCCACCGCCAGTTGCGAATCAAAAATCACTTATATCGATGGCGACGAAGGGCTGCTGTATTACCGTGGTTATCCCATTGAACAGCTTGCCGAAAAATCCGACTATCTGGAAGTCTGCTACCTGCTGATTTACGGCGAACTGCCTACGCCCAAGCAAAAAGCGGAATTTGAATGTACCGTGCGCCACCACACCATGGTACACGAGCAGCTTACTTGGTTCTTCCGCGGTTTCCGCCGCGATGCGCATCCGATGGCGATGATGGTGGGTGTGGTCGGCGCGCTGTCTGCGTTCTATCAAGACAGTCTGGACATTACTAATCCCGAACACCGCAAAATCGCGATTTACCGCCTGATTTCCAAAATCCCGACCATTGCGGCGATGTGCTACCGCTATTCCAACGGTTTGCCGTTCAATTATCCGAGAAATAACCTCTCTTATTCCGAAAACTTCATGCATATGATGTTCGCGACGCCGTGCGAAGACTACAAACCCAATCCCGTATTGGCACGCGCGCTTGACCGTATCTTTATCCTTCATGCCGACCATGAACAAAACGCATCCACTTCCACCGTGCGGCTGGCCGGTTCTTCCGGCGCGAATCCGTTTGCCTGTATTTCGGCGGGTATCGCCTGTCTGTGGGGCGCTTCGCACGGCGGGGCGAACGAAGCCGTTTTGCTGATGCTGGATGAAATCGGCGACGTGTCGCATGTTGCCGAATATATGGAAGGGGTCAAGCAGCGCAAATACCGCCTGATGGGCTTCGGTCACCGCGTGTACCGCAACATGGATCCGCGCGCCAGCATCATGCGCCAAACCTGTTATGAAGTGCTGAAAGAGCTGAACCTTGAAGATAATCCGAAATTCAAGTTGGCGATGGAGCTGGAAAAAATCGCACTGAAAGATCCGTTCTTCGTTGAGCGCAAACTGTATCCGAATGTGGATTTCTATTCCGGTATCGTATTGTCCGCACTCGGCATTCCAACCTCGATGTTTACCGTGATTTTCGCTTTGGCGCGCAGCGTGGGCTGGATTTCACATTGGCATGAAATGATTGGCGATCCTTCGCTGAAAATCGGCCGTCCGCGTCAGCTTTACACCGGTGCGCCGCGCCGCGATTTCGTGCCGCCGGAGCAACGCTGA
- a CDS encoding 2-oxoglutarate dehydrogenase E1 component: MMDDKLNFSYLFGSNAPYIEELYEQFLENPDSVDEKWKQYFSDLSKQPGAAAVDVAHGPIRESFANLTKHKSAAAGGIDETMMRKQVGVLRLISAYRIQGAGAAQLDPLKRMPPRNIEALDPKFHGLSDADMAVQFSMGEGDFFGRDKMALSDIVNNLKQTYCGHLALEYIYIPNTEERRWLRNYFESVLSTPQYSAEQKRRILKEMTAAETLERYLHTKYVGQKRFGVEGGESVIAGLNYLIQNAGKDGVEEVIIGMAHRGRLNVLVNILGKKPGDLFAEFEGRAEIKLPSGDVKYHMGFSSDIATPNGPMHVSLAFNPSHLEIVNPVVEGSARAKQKRLGENGRDKVLPVLIHGDSAFVGLGVNQATFNLSKTRGYTTGGTVHIVINNQIGFTTSDTRDTRSTVHCTDVAKMVSAPVIHVNGDDPERVCFAIQAALDYRKKFNKDIVIDVVCYRKWGHNEGDDPTLTQPMMYKKVSQHPGARALYTEQLIAEGVVTQAEADGYIQAYRDALDKGEHVEQTTLSNFQRTQIDWSKYQGKDWREDVETGLPAADIERLAEKVTAVPEGFALHPTAKRVLEARKGMAAGSQPIDWGMAETLAYANLVTKGHGVRISGEDSGRGTFSHRHAVLHDQKREKWDDGTYVPLRNMGEGTGEFLVIDSILNEEAVMAYEYGFACSAPDKLTIWEAQFGDFANGAQVTIDQFLSSGETKWGRLCGLTTILPHGYDGQGPEHSSGRVERWLQLCSEHNMQVIMPSEASQMFHLLQRQVLGSYRKPLVIFMSKRLLRFKGAMSPLENFTEGSRFRPVIGDTAERGNNESVKRVILCAGQVYYDLEAGRAERKLENDVAIVRVEQLYPFPYDEVRAELAKYPNAKSVVWAQEEPKNQGAFYQIRHRLEDVIGESQKLSYAGRPSSASPAVGYMSKHVAQLKQLVEDAMTL, from the coding sequence ATGATGGACGACAAACTCAATTTCTCTTACCTTTTCGGTTCAAACGCTCCCTATATTGAAGAGCTGTACGAACAATTCCTTGAAAATCCCGATTCCGTAGATGAAAAATGGAAGCAGTATTTCAGCGATTTGTCGAAACAGCCCGGTGCAGCCGCAGTCGATGTCGCCCACGGCCCCATCCGCGAATCGTTCGCCAATCTGACCAAGCACAAATCCGCAGCGGCAGGTGGCATTGACGAAACGATGATGAGGAAACAGGTCGGCGTATTGCGCTTGATTTCCGCTTACCGTATACAAGGTGCCGGTGCCGCCCAGCTTGATCCGCTGAAACGTATGCCGCCGCGCAATATCGAAGCCCTCGACCCCAAATTCCACGGACTGAGCGATGCCGACATGGCCGTTCAGTTCAGCATGGGGGAGGGCGATTTCTTCGGCCGCGACAAAATGGCGCTGTCTGACATCGTTAACAATCTGAAACAGACTTATTGCGGCCATCTCGCACTGGAATACATCTACATCCCGAATACCGAAGAGCGCCGTTGGTTGCGCAATTATTTTGAGAGCGTCCTCTCTACGCCGCAATACAGTGCCGAACAGAAACGCCGCATCCTGAAAGAAATGACCGCTGCCGAGACTTTGGAGCGTTATCTGCACACCAAATACGTCGGTCAGAAACGCTTCGGCGTAGAAGGCGGCGAGAGCGTGATTGCCGGTCTGAATTACCTCATTCAAAACGCAGGTAAAGACGGCGTCGAAGAAGTCATCATCGGTATGGCACACCGAGGTCGTCTGAATGTCTTGGTCAACATTTTGGGCAAGAAACCAGGCGATTTGTTTGCCGAATTTGAGGGCCGCGCCGAAATCAAGTTGCCCAGCGGCGACGTGAAATACCACATGGGTTTCAGCTCCGACATCGCTACGCCGAACGGTCCGATGCACGTTTCTTTGGCGTTCAATCCGTCGCATTTGGAAATCGTCAATCCTGTCGTTGAAGGTTCTGCACGCGCCAAACAAAAACGTTTGGGCGAAAACGGCCGCGACAAAGTATTGCCCGTATTGATTCACGGCGACTCTGCATTTGTCGGTTTGGGCGTCAACCAAGCGACGTTCAACCTGTCTAAAACGCGCGGCTACACTACCGGCGGTACGGTTCATATCGTTATCAACAACCAAATCGGCTTTACCACTTCCGATACCCGCGATACCCGCTCGACCGTACATTGTACCGACGTAGCGAAAATGGTTTCCGCTCCGGTCATCCACGTCAACGGCGACGATCCGGAACGCGTTTGCTTCGCCATCCAAGCAGCTTTGGACTACCGTAAAAAATTCAACAAAGACATCGTGATCGATGTTGTCTGCTACCGCAAATGGGGTCACAACGAGGGCGACGATCCGACCCTGACCCAGCCGATGATGTACAAAAAAGTATCGCAACACCCCGGTGCGCGTGCTTTGTACACCGAGCAACTGATTGCAGAAGGCGTGGTAACGCAGGCAGAAGCCGACGGCTATATCCAAGCCTACCGCGATGCTTTGGATAAAGGCGAACATGTCGAACAAACGACGTTGAGCAATTTCCAACGCACGCAAATCGACTGGAGCAAATACCAAGGCAAAGACTGGCGTGAAGATGTGGAAACCGGTCTGCCCGCTGCCGACATCGAGCGTCTTGCCGAGAAAGTTACCGCAGTCCCCGAAGGCTTTGCACTGCATCCGACTGCCAAACGCGTGCTCGAAGCGCGCAAAGGCATGGCTGCGGGCAGTCAGCCGATTGACTGGGGTATGGCGGAAACCCTCGCATACGCCAACTTGGTCACCAAAGGCCACGGCGTACGCATTTCCGGCGAAGACTCCGGACGCGGTACGTTCTCGCACCGCCATGCCGTATTGCACGACCAAAAACGCGAAAAATGGGATGACGGCACTTATGTACCGCTGCGCAATATGGGCGAAGGTACGGGCGAATTCCTCGTCATCGACTCCATCTTGAATGAAGAAGCCGTCATGGCGTACGAATACGGTTTTGCATGCTCAGCACCTGATAAGCTGACCATTTGGGAAGCGCAGTTCGGCGACTTTGCCAACGGCGCTCAAGTCACCATCGACCAATTCCTGTCGTCAGGCGAAACCAAGTGGGGCCGTCTCTGCGGTCTGACCACCATCCTGCCGCACGGTTACGACGGTCAGGGTCCGGAACACTCATCCGGCCGCGTAGAACGCTGGTTGCAACTGTGTTCCGAACACAATATGCAAGTCATCATGCCGTCTGAAGCGTCGCAAATGTTCCACCTGCTGCAACGCCAAGTCTTGGGTTCGTACCGTAAACCGCTGGTGATTTTCATGTCCAAACGCCTGTTGCGTTTCAAAGGCGCGATGAGCCCGCTGGAAAACTTTACCGAAGGTTCACGCTTCCGTCCCGTCATCGGCGATACCGCCGAGCGTGGCAACAATGAAAGCGTGAAACGCGTGATTCTGTGCGCCGGACAGGTTTACTACGATTTGGAAGCAGGCCGCGCCGAGCGCAAACTGGAAAACGATGTCGCCATCGTCCGCGTCGAGCAGCTTTATCCGTTCCCATACGACGAGGTGCGTGCAGAGTTGGCGAAATATCCGAACGCGAAATCCGTGGTTTGGGCACAAGAAGAGCCGAAAAACCAAGGTGCGTTCTACCAAATCCGCCACCGCTTGGAAGACGTTATCGGCGAAAGCCAAAAACTGTCTTATGCCGGTCGTCCGAGCAGCGCATCGCCAGCCGTCGGCTATATGAGCAAACACGTCGCCCAGCTGAAACAACTGGTTGAAGACGCAATGACGCTGTAA
- the odhB gene encoding 2-oxoglutarate dehydrogenase complex dihydrolipoyllysine-residue succinyltransferase produces the protein MIIDVKVPMLSESVSEGTLLEWKKKVGEAVARDEILIDIETDKVVLEVPSPQAGVLVEIIAQNGETVAAEQVLARIDTAATASASAEAPAAAPAPEAAPAAAQTNAAMPAAAKLAAETGVDVNTLQGSGRDGRVLKEDVQNAAAKPAAAPAAAPAPVPAGARPEQRVPMSRLRARVAERLLASQQENAILTTFNEVNMKPIMDLRAKYKEKFEKEHGTKLGFMSFFVKAAVAALKKYPVVNASVDGNDIVYHGYFDIGIAIGSPRGLIVPILRDADQMSIADIEQAIVDYAKKAKDGKIALEDLTGGTFSITNGGTFGSMMSTPIINPPQSAILGMHATKERAVVENGQVVVRPMMYLALSYDHRIIDGREAVLTLVAIKDALEDPARLLLDL, from the coding sequence ATGATTATTGATGTAAAAGTACCCATGCTGTCCGAAAGCGTATCCGAAGGCACGCTCTTGGAATGGAAGAAAAAAGTCGGCGAAGCCGTAGCGCGCGACGAAATCCTGATTGACATCGAAACCGACAAAGTGGTTTTGGAAGTACCTTCTCCACAAGCCGGCGTATTGGTTGAAATCATTGCACAAAACGGCGAAACCGTTGCTGCTGAGCAAGTGTTGGCACGCATCGACACCGCCGCAACCGCTTCCGCTTCTGCTGAAGCTCCAGCCGCCGCGCCTGCGCCTGAAGCCGCTCCCGCCGCTGCGCAAACCAATGCCGCCATGCCTGCCGCCGCCAAACTGGCAGCCGAAACCGGCGTGGATGTGAACACGCTGCAAGGTTCCGGCCGCGACGGTCGCGTCTTGAAAGAAGACGTGCAAAACGCCGCCGCCAAACCAGCCGCTGCGCCAGCTGCCGCGCCTGCGCCTGTTCCTGCCGGCGCACGTCCTGAACAACGCGTTCCGATGAGCCGCCTGCGCGCCCGTGTTGCCGAGCGTCTCTTGGCTTCGCAACAGGAAAACGCGATTCTGACTACGTTCAACGAAGTCAACATGAAACCCATCATGGACTTGCGTGCGAAATACAAAGAAAAATTCGAGAAAGAACACGGTACCAAACTCGGCTTCATGTCTTTCTTCGTCAAAGCAGCCGTTGCTGCGCTGAAAAAATATCCGGTGGTCAATGCTTCCGTTGACGGCAACGACATCGTTTATCACGGTTACTTCGACATCGGTATCGCCATCGGCAGCCCGCGCGGTCTGATCGTGCCGATTCTGCGTGATGCTGACCAAATGAGCATTGCCGACATCGAGCAAGCCATCGTCGATTACGCCAAAAAAGCCAAAGACGGCAAAATCGCGCTGGAAGATTTGACCGGCGGTACGTTCAGCATCACCAACGGCGGTACGTTCGGTTCCATGATGTCCACCCCGATTATCAATCCGCCGCAATCCGCCATTTTGGGTATGCACGCGACCAAAGAGCGCGCAGTCGTGGAAAACGGTCAAGTCGTCGTCCGCCCGATGATGTATTTGGCACTCTCTTATGACCACCGCATCATCGACGGTCGCGAAGCCGTGTTGACTTTGGTTGCCATCAAAGACGCGCTGGAAGATCCGGCCCGCCTGTTGTTGGATCTGTAA
- the lpdA gene encoding dihydrolipoyl dehydrogenase produces the protein MSQYDVVVIGAGPGGYVAAIRAAQLGFKTACVDAGVNKAGDAPALGGTCLNVGCIPSKALLQSSEHFHAAQHDFAEHGISVGDIKFDAAKMIARKDAIVTKLTGGVKFLFQKNKVTSLFGTASFAGKNGDAYQIEVDNKGEKTVVEAKHVIVATGSVPRPLPQVAIDNVNVLDNEGALNLTEVPAKLGVIGSGVIGLEMGSVWNRVGSQVTILEAMPTFLAAADQQIAKEAFKYFTKEQGLNIELGVKIGDIKSEAKGVSVAYQTAAGEAKTEVFDKLIVAIGRIPNTKGLNAEAVGLEKDERGFIKVDGECRTNLPNVWAIGDVVRGPMLAHKASDEGVAVAERIAGQKPHIDFNNVPFVIYTDPEIAWVGKTEEQLKAEGVEYKKGTSGFGANGRALAMGKAKGTVKVLADAKTDRILGVHMIGPVVSELVTEGVTALEFFASSEDIARIIHAHPTLSEVVHEAALAADKRALHG, from the coding sequence ATGTCTCAATACGATGTAGTAGTCATCGGCGCAGGCCCCGGCGGATATGTTGCCGCCATCCGCGCCGCCCAACTGGGTTTCAAAACCGCCTGTGTCGATGCGGGCGTCAACAAAGCAGGCGATGCGCCCGCGCTGGGTGGCACCTGCCTGAACGTCGGCTGCATTCCTTCCAAAGCCCTGTTGCAATCCAGCGAACATTTCCACGCTGCGCAGCATGATTTTGCCGAACACGGTATCAGCGTCGGCGACATCAAATTCGACGCGGCGAAAATGATTGCGCGCAAAGACGCCATCGTAACCAAGCTCACCGGCGGCGTGAAATTCCTGTTCCAAAAAAACAAAGTAACCAGCCTGTTCGGTACGGCTTCCTTTGCCGGCAAAAACGGCGATGCCTACCAAATCGAAGTCGATAACAAAGGCGAAAAAACCGTTGTCGAAGCCAAACACGTCATCGTAGCAACCGGTTCCGTGCCGCGTCCGCTGCCGCAGGTTGCCATCGACAATGTAAACGTATTGGACAACGAAGGCGCATTGAACCTGACCGAAGTGCCCGCCAAACTCGGCGTTATCGGTTCGGGCGTGATTGGTTTGGAAATGGGTTCGGTGTGGAACCGCGTCGGTTCGCAAGTCACCATCCTCGAAGCCATGCCGACCTTCCTTGCCGCCGCCGACCAGCAAATCGCCAAAGAAGCCTTCAAATATTTCACCAAAGAGCAGGGCTTGAACATCGAGTTGGGCGTGAAAATCGGCGACATCAAATCTGAAGCCAAAGGCGTGTCCGTTGCCTACCAAACTGCCGCAGGTGAAGCCAAAACCGAAGTCTTCGACAAACTCATCGTCGCCATCGGCCGTATTCCGAATACTAAAGGTCTGAATGCCGAAGCCGTCGGCTTGGAAAAAGACGAGCGCGGCTTTATTAAAGTGGACGGCGAATGCCGCACCAACCTGCCTAATGTCTGGGCAATCGGCGACGTGGTTCGCGGCCCGATGCTGGCGCACAAAGCCAGCGACGAAGGCGTGGCGGTTGCCGAGCGCATCGCCGGTCAGAAACCGCATATCGACTTCAATAATGTACCGTTCGTGATTTACACCGACCCCGAAATCGCTTGGGTCGGTAAAACCGAAGAGCAGCTCAAAGCCGAAGGTGTGGAATACAAAAAAGGCACTTCCGGCTTCGGTGCAAACGGCCGCGCGTTGGCAATGGGTAAGGCAAAAGGTACGGTCAAAGTGTTGGCGGATGCCAAAACCGACCGCATCTTGGGCGTACACATGATCGGTCCGGTTGTCAGCGAATTGGTTACCGAAGGCGTCACTGCGCTCGAATTCTTCGCCAGCAGCGAAGACATTGCCCGTATCATCCATGCCCATCCGACCTTGTCCGAAGTGGTTCACGAAGCCGCACTGGCCGCCGACAAACGCGCTTTGCATGGCTGA